The following is a genomic window from Pseudomonas purpurea.
CCCTGGTTGCCGGCTCCATCGTGCTGCCCGAACCGAGCGTCAGCGACGGACAATTGAATCCGGGGCGCGGGGCGCTGTACAACAGCACCCTGGTGTTCGGCCGTGACGGAATGCCCATCGGCCAACCGCAACGCCAGTTGTACCCAACGTCCGAGGAGCGCGGCTTTATCCAGCCCAGTGTCGATCAGGCAGTCACCGTCATCGACACCCCCGCCGGTCGTTTGGGCGTGTTGATTGGCAGCGACAGCTGGTACCCGCAGAACTACCGCAAACTCAATGACCTGGGCGCCCAACTGATCGCCGTCCCCGCGTTTGTCAGGGGCCGCGGTACCTGGGACAAGCCTTGGCACGGCAACAAGGGTGTATCGACCCCAAGCGAAATCGACCTGAAACCCGGTGAACTCAGTGAAGGTCAAGCCTGGCATCGCCTGACACTCATCAGTCAGCCTCCCGGCAGCCTGGCAACGGCCGGCATGAGTGTGTTCCTGCGGGGCCAGTTCTGGGACCAGAGCACCGCAGGCCAGAGCTTCCTCAGCAGCAATGGCCAGCATGTTGCCGACGGCGATGGCCGTGGTGCGCACGTGCTCAACCTCTGGTTGTAGGCCATGAAACCACAGCCGATGCGCCTCGGAGACCTCTCGGTCGGCTTCGTCGACAGCCTGGCCGACGCCGTGCGTAGCCAGGGCCTGGACCCTCAGCAATTGCTTGATCAATACGGACTGGACCCGGCGCGCCTGGCCGAGGCTGGCGCCCGGTTGTCGATCCCGCGCTACATGCGCCTGGGCCACGCCGCCATTCAACTGACTGGCGACCCGGCGCTGGGCCTGAAAATGGGCCAGCTCAGCCGACTCAGCCAGGCCGGGCTGGCCGGAGTCACCGCCGCGCAGGCGCCGACACTGCGTGAGGCGGCGCGTTGCCTGATTCGCTTCGAGGCGTTATACGGCTCCAACTACCGTGGCCAATCGAGTTTTCACGAGGACGCCCATGGCGCCTGGCTGCGGTTCTACTCCATCAGCCCCTACAACGCCTACAACCGTTTTGTGGTGGATTCGATCATCGCCGGCTGGCTGCAACAGTTGTCCAGCGTCAGCGGCCAGGTGCTGCGCGCCGAGCGCATCGACATTGAGTTTGCCGAACCCGAATACCGTGAACGCTATGCCGTGCTGGGCGACTGCCCGATCCAGTTCGGCGCCGAACACAACCAACTGCGCTTGAGCCAGGCCAGCCTGACGCTGCGCAACCCGGTCCATTGCCCGAGCACCTGGCGGCACTTGTTGCAGCTGTGCGAACGGGAACTGGAGCAATTGACCCGCACACGCAGCCTGCGTGAACGCATCACCCAATTACTGGGGCCGTTGCTCAATGGCGGTCGGGAACCCGACCTGGAAGAAGTGGCGGCACGCCTGAAGCTGCCGACCTGGACCTTGCGCCGTAAACTGGCCGAAGAAGGCACTCAGTTTCGGGCAGTGCTCAATGACACCCGCCGCGACCTGGCCATGACCTACATCCGTGACACGGAGCTGGCCTTTGGCGAAATCGCCTACCTGTTGGGCTTCGCGTCAGCCGAAGCCTTTCAACGCGCCTTCAAACGCTGGAACAGCCAGACACCCGGCGAGTTCCGCCGCAGTCACAGACAATCAGCTTGATGCGTGAAGCTGCGCCCTACAACTCCGTAGCGTCTTCAGCGGGTTCCGGCGGGTCCAGTTCAAACGCCTGATACTCGAGAAGTTCTTCTTGATAATCGTCCATCGTCAACATCCTTTGGCGGGTCTGCACTGTGCCATCAGCATGAAGTGCCCACATGACAGAAAAATGAAGCCTGGATAAACCTTGCGCCTCTGACGTTAAAACGTAGCAGATTCGCACGAATTTACCGCAGGCCCATTTCAGGGCGGTTCAAGTAGACAAGGAAGGACGCGAGAAGATTCGGCAAAGTCTGGAACATCGCGACAGGCAGACGAATGTCAGGGCCTGGATGCCCGCAGCGACGGGCCTTCAACCGCCGCGAGCGCGTGCTGGTTAACACGCGCTCGCGGCGTTCAGCACTTAATGGCCTGACACAGGCAGCGCGGGGATCGGCTCGGTCGGTGCAGGCAGTGAGCTTGGGTTGACCGGTGGCGTGATGATTTCCGTGACCGGCGCAGGCTCAACGTGTTCGCTCGGCGCGAACGGCGCACTTTCAGGCGGCGGTGCTACCGGCTCCGAAGCGGTTGCTGGCGGCACTGGAACGCTTTCGGCCGGTGTTATCGGGGCAGGCTCTACCGCAGGCGTCGGCGCTGCGGGAGCCGGTGTTGCCTCTGGGGTCAGCGATGCTGGCTTGGCTTCCGGCATGCCCAAGTCAGTCTTGGGTTTTTCAGAAATGTGCGCGGCTTTTTTCACGTCGGGCGGCAGGAACAACTCCACCAGCGCAAAGAACCGCTCATAGAACTTGGCCGAGGAAACGGTTTCGCTGGCGACCTTCACCATCGAGTCGTCGGACGAGCCGATCGGCATCGACACGGAACCCAGTACACCGACACCCAGACTCGCCGAATTATTGGTCTTCTTCAGCGCATAGCGGTCCTGCAAGGCATTGGCAAACATCGTCGCGTGATGGCTGCTGTCTTCGGCACACACCACACTGAAACTGATTTCCAGGTGCGTATCACCGGTCTGCTGAAAACTCTTGTGGCCGCTGACCAGTTTCGGATCGCTGCTGGTGATGATGTAGCCCTGGCTCAGCAAGGCCCGACGGGCGGCTTCGCAGGAAGCGATGTCGGTGACGGGGTATTTGCGTGAAAACGTCCCGGAGTCATCAAAGTTTTCATGCTCATAAATGGCCTGATCCTTCGAGCAACCGGCCGCAGCAGCCAGCACGAGTGCCAGTCCGACGGCACGCAAATGAAATGATTTAAACATTGAACATCCTGAAGAAAACGATCCGGGGCGTATTGTGCAACAGATCGCGCCATCACGGCGCATCGATTAGTGTCTTGCAAGCGTTACAACACTACTGACCATCGTTTACCGGAAAAAGTCGCGCGCAAAAATGATCGATGAAGACGCGTAGTTTCGCAGCCGCGTGGCGACTGGACGGCCAGAGAATCCAGAATGTGCCGTTGTGTTCAAGACAGTCATCAAGCACCTGCCGCAATGCACCCCGCTCGACCGATTCGCGAACCATGAAGTCAGGAAGGCAGGCAATGCCCAGGCCCTTGGTGCACCACATGGTGCACGGCCTCGATCGAGGTGCTGACAAATCGAGTCGGCAGCAGCGCTTCACTGCCATCGGCCAGGCGCTGCAACGGCCAGGGTTCGAGCTTGCCGGTGGCGTGAAAGATGTGGCGCAAACAGGCATGGCTCGCCAGATCGGCCGGTGTCTGCGGCACACCCTGACGCGCAAGATAATCAGGCGTTGCGACCAGTACCAGTCGAAACCGTCCCAGTTGTCGGGCCATCAGGCGTGAATCTTTCGGATTACCGGTGCGTATCACGGCATCGAAGCCTTCCTCGACCACATCCACCATCCGATCCGACAGGTCGATGTCCAATTCGATGTCCGGGTAGCGCCGCATGAACTCCGTGACCACCGGCATGACCAGCCCTGGGACTTGTGGCACGCTGATGCGCAGCTTGCCGCGAGGTGCGCTTGCTGCATTGCACAGTTCAAATTTCGCCGCCTCGACCTCCGCCAGAATCTTGCGACAGCGCTCCAGGAACATCGCGCCTTCGGCGGTCACCGTGATGCTGCGGGTGCTGCGATGGAACAGCCGCACGCCGAGCTGCGCCTCAAGTCGGGCGATACTCTTGCCGATGGCCGAAGACGAAACCCCCATCAAGCGCCCCGCCTCGGTAAAGCTGCGGGTGTCGGCGGCCTGCACAAACACCGAAATGCTGCCAAGACTGTCCACGGCTCCCTCCATTATTCAGGACACTTACATCCGATAAGTTCGGAACCTTAGCCTGTTTTTCCGCTTAACGCAGCGCCCTACCCTTGGCTTCGTTGTCACTTCTTCTGAAACGGACCCGAGCCCATGAACCCACCCGAATTGACCACCCTCCTGCCGACGGCGCAAGCACCGTCCGCTGATCGGCTACCCTTGGGGGGGCTGCTGGCACTCGCCACCGCCGCCTTCATCACCATCATGACCGAGGCCTTGCCAGCCGGACTGCTGCCACAAATGAGCCATGACCTGGGCGTATCCCAGGCCTGGATCGGCCAATTGGTGACGATGTACGCCATTGGCTCACTGCTGGCAGCCATTCCCTTGACCGTCGCCACCCGTGGCTGGCGCCGCCGCCCCTTGTTGCTGATTGCGATTGGCGGCTTTGCCCTCGTCAACAGTGTCACCGCGCTGTCCGAAAACTACTGGCTGACCCTGGTGGCGCGACTCTTCGCTGGCGTTTTTGCCGGGCTGCTCTGGGCATTACTGGCCGGTTATGCCAGCCGAATGGTCGCCCCTCACCTGCAAGGCCGGGCGATTGCCGTGGCCATGCTGGGCGCTCCGCTGGCGCTTTCCCTTGGCGTGCCGGCAGGCACCTTTCTTGGCACGGTCGTGGGCTGGCGCCTGAGCTTTGCGGTGATGACCGGGTTAACGCTGGTGTTGCTCGGCTGGGTGCGCTGGCAGGTCCCGGACTTCCCCGGCCAAAGCGCCGAAAAACGCCTGCCGGTAAAACAGGTGTTTGTCTTGCCTGGCGTCACGGCAGTGCTGTTCGTGACATTCACCTACGTTCTGGCCCACAACATTCTCTATACCTACATCGCGCCATTTGTGGTGTCGGCAGGCCTCACCGCACAGATCGATCAAGTGTTGCTGGTGTTTGGTCTGGCCGCGTTGGTGAGCATCTGGGTCACAGGCCTTTTGATTGATCGCAGGTTACGTTCACTGGTGCTGGCAAGCTTCGCCTTGTTCGTTCTGGCGGCAGTGGCATTGCTGCTCAATGCCAGCTCGGCAGCGACCGTTTATGGCGCGGTGACGCTGTGGGGGTTGGCGTATGGCGGTGTACCGACATTGCTGCAAACCGCACTGGCAAAAGCGGCCGGCGATTCGGCGGACACCGCCCAGTCAATGTTGGTGACGGTGTGGAACCTGGGCATTGCCGGCGGTGGCGTGGCCGGCGGCATGCTGCTGGAAAGCCTTGGCGTGATGTCATTTTCGTGGGCGGTCCTGGGCCTGATGCTGCTGGGCCTGTGGGTGGTCTTCAACGCCCGGCAGCAGGGTTTCCCGGTACGCCATTAACCCCCAAAAACAAAAGACCCCGGCCTTTCGGTCGGGGTCTTTCATGTCGCAGGCTGAATCAGTCAGGCGTTAGAAACGCTTGATCTCGGCCTGGCTTTCCAACTGCTTGCGGTACGCAGCAAAGTCTTGCTGACCAATACGCGAGGCCAGGTAACGACGGTATTGAGCCTTCTCTTCTTCAGAAGGTGCAGCCGCCTCGTTCACGCTGTCCAGACGCACGATCACCACCGTGCCATCGGCCAGGGTCACGCTGCTGAAGGTCGGTTTGTCCTTCGCTTCAGGCTTCGGCATGCGGAACAGTGCTTGCAGCACAGTCGGGTCAACCCCTTCCTGAGCACGTGTAGCAGCATGCATGGCTTTCCAGCTCTGACCGGCCAGTGGCGCCTTGCCGTCGCGCAGGCTGGCGATCAACTCGTCGGCCTTGGTTTTGGCGGCAGCACTTGCGTGCTCCTTGGCCAATTGCACGCGAATGCTCGCCGCGACGCTTTCCAGCGGCAGTTGCTCAGGCTTGCGATGCTCTTTGGCACGCAGTACCACGACGGTTTCCGGGTCCAGCTCGATGGCGGTGCTGTTGGCACCCTCATCCAGCACTTCTGGACTGAAAGCCGCAGCGAGCACTGCACGGTTGGCTGCAACGCCGTCGCCACCTTCACGGCCAAACGGCGCCGAGGTATGAACGGTCAGTTTCAGGTCCTGAGCCGGCTGGGCCAGATCGGAAGCTTCGAACGAGGAGTCTTCCAGTTGCTTGGTCGCCTCGACGAAACGCTGCTCGACCTGCTGGGTCTTCAGCTCACGAGTCAACTTGTCTTTCATGCTGGCGAAACTCGGTATCGCAGGAGCCTCGACACCCAACAACTTGATCAGGTGGAAACCGAAGTCGGTGCGAACCGGTGCCGAAACCTGATCCTTGTCCAGCGCATAGAGCGCCTTCTCGAAGATCGGATCGTAAACACCTGGGCCGGCGTAACCGAGGTCACCGCCATTGTTCGCCGAACCTGGATCCTGGGAAAGCTCCTTGGCCAAGGCCTCGAACTTCTCACCTTTGGCCAGACGCGCCTGAATGTCTTCGATCTTCGCCTTGGCTTGCGCCTCGGTCATCTTGTCGTTGACTTCAATCAGAATGTGCGCGGCCCGACGTTGCTCGGCCAGGTTCGCGGTTTCCTTCTGATAAAGCGCTTGCAGCTCTTCGTCATTGACGCTGACCTGGTCGAAGAACGACGCTTTCTTGAGTTCGATGTAATCAATGACCACCTGATCCGGTGTCATGAACTCTTTGGCGTGCTCGTCGTAGTAGGTCTTGACCTCTTCGTCGGTCAGCTTCACGGCGGCCAGATCAGCCTTGATGTTCAGGGTTGCGAAGTCGCGGGTCTGTTTTTCCAGACGAGCGAACGCCAGTACCTGACCATCGGTGACAAAACCGCTGCCGGCCAGGCCAGCGCGCAACTGACCGATCAGCATTTCCTGAGCCAGCATCTGGCGGAATTGCAGACGGCTATAGTTCAACTGACGAATCACCTGATCGAAACGCTCAGGACTGAACTTGCCGTCGACCTGAAATTCAGGCGTCAACAGGATCACTTGGTCCAGCGCGGCTTCAGAGAAGGCGAACTTGGAATTCTCTGCGCCCTGCAACAGCAGTTTGCGGTCGATAAGCCCTTTGAGAGCCGACTCACGCAGCATTTTTTCGTCGAGCAAAGACGCATCGAAATCCTTGCCCAGTTGTTGCATGAGCTGACGGCGTTGCATGTCGACCGCCTGGCTCAGCTCATTCTGGCTGATCGCTTCGCCATTGACCTTGGCCGCATCATTGTTATGCGTGGCGGCCTGGAAAATGGCCTCGATACCGGTAAAAGCCATCAGTACAACGATGATCCCGATAATGGTCTTGGCAATCCAGCCTTGTGAATTGTCCCTGATATTCTGCAGCATGCGTCCCCCAGAAACGGTTGAACTTCAAATTAAGCAACCGTGGAGCGTGGGTAGTATCCGGATAGAAGAAAGGCGCATCCGAGGATGCGCCTTCTCGTAACTGGCGGAGCGGACGGGACTCGAACCCGCGACCCCCGGCGTGACAGGCCGGTATTCTAACCGACTGAACTACCGCTCCGCTGCCAAGTCAGGAATGACCCCGACCCGGATGGGCAAAAACCTGAATGAAGCTTAGTTAACGGCTTCTTTCAGTGCTTTACCGGCTTTGAAACCTGGTTTTTTGGCTGCTGCGATTTCCAGCGTCTTACCGGTCTGTGGGTTACGACCGATGCGAGCTGGACGATCAGTCACGGAGAACGTACCGAAACCAACCAGAACAACGGAGTCGCCAGCCTTGAGAGCGCCAGTGACGGATTCGATTACTGCGTCCAGCGCACGGCCAGCAGCGGCTTTCGGGATATCAGCGGATGCAGCGATAGCATCAATCAGTTCCGACTTGTTCACTCTAAGTCCCCTTATATCTATTTGAGATGATTCTAAGTTTTTTGGTGAAAGCAAAAACGAGTGCTGAATGGCCTACAGACACTTAAGAGCCGCTTTATAACAAGGGCTCTAAAAAGCTGTCAAGGAAGCCCCCCAGGCTAATACGTACTAATGCGTGCTAATTCTTTCCTTAGAGTCAGACTCGCGTTTTTCATCCTTTGCAACTATCTCGGGAGCCACATCCGGCAAGGGCTCCGGCGCGTATTGCAGCGCAATTTGCAGGACCTCGTCAATCCATTTAACGGGTTTAATCTGAAGATCCTGTTTGATGTTGTCAGGAATTTCCTTCAGATCACGAACGTTCTCTTCAGGAATGATCACGGTCTTGATCCCACCGCGGTGAGCCGCCAACAGTTTCTCCTTCAAACCGCCGATTGCCAGCACCTGGCCACGCAGGGTGATTTCCCCCGTCATGGCGACATCCGCACGCACCGGAATCCCGGTCAAGGCAGACACCAACGCCGTACACATGCCTACACCCGCACTAGGGCCGTCTTTAGGCGTAGCACCCTCAGGCATGTGGATGTGCGTGTCGCGCTTCTCATGGAAGTCCAGAGGGATGCCCAGGCTCTTCGCCCGACTGCGCACAACGGTCAACGCAGCCGTGATCGACTCGACCATCACATCACCCAGGGAGCCGGTCTTGATCAATTGACCTTTGCCTGGCACCACGGCCGCCTCGATGGTCAGCAACTCACCGCCCACCTGCGTCCAGGCAAGGCCGGTCACTTGACCCACCTGATCCTGCTGCTCGGCCAGGCCATAGCGGAATTTGCGCACACCCAGGAAGTGTTCCAGCATCTCGGCCGTGACTTTCACCGAAAAGCGTTTTTCCATCGCATGCTCTTTGACCGTCTTGCGGCAGACCTTGGCAATCTGGCGCTCAAGCCCACGCACACCGGCTTCGCGGGTGTAGTAACGAATGATGTCGCGAATCGCTTCAGCATCAAACTCCAGCTCGCCTTTCTTCAAGCCATTGGCCTGAATCTGCTTGGGAGAGAGGTACTTGACCGCGATATTGATCTTCTCGTCCTCGGTGTAGCCCGGCAGGCGAATCACTTCCATCCGGTCAAGCAGCGCCGCAGGAATGTTCATCGAGTTCGAGGTGCACAGGAACATCACATCAGACAGATCGTAGTCGACTTCCAGGTAGTGGTCGTTGAAGTTGTGGTTCTGCTCCGGATCGAGCACTTCCAGCAACGCTGACGCCGGGTCACCCCGCATGTCGCTGCCCATCTTGTCGATTTCATCCAGCAGGAACAGCGGGTTGCGCACACCCACTTTTGTCATCTTTTGAATCAATCTTCCCGGCATCGAACCGATGTAAGTCCGGCGATGGCCACGAATTTCAGCTTCATCACGCACACCACCGAGGGCCATGCGAACAAATTTGCGGTTGGTGGCATGAGCAATCGACTCAGCCAGGGAGGTTTTACCCACCCCAGGAGGACCTACCAGGCACAACACCGGGCCACGAATTTTCTTCACGCGCTTTTGCACGGCGAGGTATTCGAGGATGCGCTCTTTGACTTCTTCCAGACCATAGTGGTCGGCGTCGAGAATGTCTTCTGCGCGCGCAAGATCCAGGCGAACCTTGCTTTGGGCCTTCCACGGCACCTGGACCAGCCAGTCGAGGTAGGAGCGAACCACGGTCGCTTCGGCGGACATCGGCGACATCTGCTTGAGCTTGTTCAGCTCTGCCTGTGCCTTGGTCAACGCGTCTTTGGGCAGGGCCCCGCCGCATCGATACGCTTTTTCAGCTCTTCAATTTCGTTGTGGCCTTCGTCGCTGTCGCCGAGCTCTTTCTGAATGGCCTTCATCTGCTCATTCAGGTAGTACTCGCGCTGGCTGCGCTCCATTTGCTTTTTGACGCGGCCACGAATGCGTTTTTCGACTTGCAGCAGATCGATCTCCGCGTCCAGCAATGCCAGAACGTGCTCGACCCGGGCCGATAAATCGATGATTTCGAGGATTTCCTGCTTCTGCTCGATCTTCAGCGCCATGTGCGCAGCCATGGTATCGACCAGGCGGCTTGGCTCATCGATGCTATTGAGCGATGACAGGACTTCAGCCGGAACCTTCTTGCCCAGCTGAACGTATTGTTCAAATTGAGACAGCAAGCTGCGGACAAACACTTCCGACTCGCGCTCGGGAGCGTCGACTTCGTCAATCAGCGAAACCTCGGCACGGCAATGGCCGTCGACTTCGCTAAAACGCTCGACCGCGCCACGCTGCTCGCCTTCAACCAGCACTTTGACCGTGCCGTCAGGCAGCT
Proteins encoded in this region:
- a CDS encoding nitrilase-related carbon-nitrogen hydrolase — its product is MRKFLCLTFSLALIAAITTYVMWTNDRPVGHYLSDLRIKLVVDQGVPAGRGNLLGIQPELFPTDYQSPERLHRKLAAYLQQARDQGLVNEKTVVVLPEHVGTWLMLSGEKDELYQAGSLKEAMNWLAVSNPLRFVRALISATGDSRLDDAHLRMKAKTMARDYQQLFGGLAKEFGVTLVAGSIVLPEPSVSDGQLNPGRGALYNSTLVFGRDGMPIGQPQRQLYPTSEERGFIQPSVDQAVTVIDTPAGRLGVLIGSDSWYPQNYRKLNDLGAQLIAVPAFVRGRGTWDKPWHGNKGVSTPSEIDLKPGELSEGQAWHRLTLISQPPGSLATAGMSVFLRGQFWDQSTAGQSFLSSNGQHVADGDGRGAHVLNLWL
- a CDS encoding AraC family transcriptional regulator, with the protein product MKPQPMRLGDLSVGFVDSLADAVRSQGLDPQQLLDQYGLDPARLAEAGARLSIPRYMRLGHAAIQLTGDPALGLKMGQLSRLSQAGLAGVTAAQAPTLREAARCLIRFEALYGSNYRGQSSFHEDAHGAWLRFYSISPYNAYNRFVVDSIIAGWLQQLSSVSGQVLRAERIDIEFAEPEYRERYAVLGDCPIQFGAEHNQLRLSQASLTLRNPVHCPSTWRHLLQLCERELEQLTRTRSLRERITQLLGPLLNGGREPDLEEVAARLKLPTWTLRRKLAEEGTQFRAVLNDTRRDLAMTYIRDTELAFGEIAYLLGFASAEAFQRAFKRWNSQTPGEFRRSHRQSA
- a CDS encoding DUF2242 domain-containing protein, whose protein sequence is MFKSFHLRAVGLALVLAAAAGCSKDQAIYEHENFDDSGTFSRKYPVTDIASCEAARRALLSQGYIITSSDPKLVSGHKSFQQTGDTHLEISFSVVCAEDSSHHATMFANALQDRYALKKTNNSASLGVGVLGSVSMPIGSSDDSMVKVASETVSSAKFYERFFALVELFLPPDVKKAAHISEKPKTDLGMPEAKPASLTPEATPAPAAPTPAVEPAPITPAESVPVPPATASEPVAPPPESAPFAPSEHVEPAPVTEIITPPVNPSSLPAPTEPIPALPVSGH
- a CDS encoding MFS transporter; the protein is MNPPELTTLLPTAQAPSADRLPLGGLLALATAAFITIMTEALPAGLLPQMSHDLGVSQAWIGQLVTMYAIGSLLAAIPLTVATRGWRRRPLLLIAIGGFALVNSVTALSENYWLTLVARLFAGVFAGLLWALLAGYASRMVAPHLQGRAIAVAMLGAPLALSLGVPAGTFLGTVVGWRLSFAVMTGLTLVLLGWVRWQVPDFPGQSAEKRLPVKQVFVLPGVTAVLFVTFTYVLAHNILYTYIAPFVVSAGLTAQIDQVLLVFGLAALVSIWVTGLLIDRRLRSLVLASFALFVLAAVALLLNASSAATVYGAVTLWGLAYGGVPTLLQTALAKAAGDSADTAQSMLVTVWNLGIAGGGVAGGMLLESLGVMSFSWAVLGLMLLGLWVVFNARQQGFPVRH
- a CDS encoding SurA N-terminal domain-containing protein: MLQNIRDNSQGWIAKTIIGIIVVLMAFTGIEAIFQAATHNNDAAKVNGEAISQNELSQAVDMQRRQLMQQLGKDFDASLLDEKMLRESALKGLIDRKLLLQGAENSKFAFSEAALDQVILLTPEFQVDGKFSPERFDQVIRQLNYSRLQFRQMLAQEMLIGQLRAGLAGSGFVTDGQVLAFARLEKQTRDFATLNIKADLAAVKLTDEEVKTYYDEHAKEFMTPDQVVIDYIELKKASFFDQVSVNDEELQALYQKETANLAEQRRAAHILIEVNDKMTEAQAKAKIEDIQARLAKGEKFEALAKELSQDPGSANNGGDLGYAGPGVYDPIFEKALYALDKDQVSAPVRTDFGFHLIKLLGVEAPAIPSFASMKDKLTRELKTQQVEQRFVEATKQLEDSSFEASDLAQPAQDLKLTVHTSAPFGREGGDGVAANRAVLAAAFSPEVLDEGANSTAIELDPETVVVLRAKEHRKPEQLPLESVAASIRVQLAKEHASAAAKTKADELIASLRDGKAPLAGQSWKAMHAATRAQEGVDPTVLQALFRMPKPEAKDKPTFSSVTLADGTVVIVRLDSVNEAAAPSEEEKAQYRRYLASRIGQQDFAAYRKQLESQAEIKRF
- a CDS encoding HU family DNA-binding protein — translated: MNKSELIDAIAASADIPKAAAGRALDAVIESVTGALKAGDSVVLVGFGTFSVTDRPARIGRNPQTGKTLEIAAAKKPGFKAGKALKEAVN